The following are encoded in a window of Rosa chinensis cultivar Old Blush chromosome 4, RchiOBHm-V2, whole genome shotgun sequence genomic DNA:
- the LOC112200809 gene encoding alpha-mannosidase I MNS4, whose translation MPSAPILLSLFFIFLSAYSHFFLHPALADGVTPEEAKQLRDEVREMFYHAFNGYMDHAFPLDELRPHSCGGEDSLGGYALTLIDALDTLALLGDRDRFAASVEWIGKNLQFNINKTVSVFETTIRVLGGLLSAHLIASDYATGMRIPTYDNQLLNLAEDLGRRLLPAFDTPSGIPFGSVNLMYGVDEHESRITSTAGGGTLSLEFGVLSRLTNDPIFEQVTKNAVRGLWARRSKLNLVGAHINVFTGEWTQKDAGIGTSIDSFYEYLLKAYLLFGDEEYLYIFQEAYAAAMRCLYNDPWYVEVNMDSAAVVWPLFNSLQAFWPGLQVLAGDIDPAIRTHTAFFSVWKRYGFTPEGFNLATFSVQHGQRSYPLRPELMESTYWLYKATRDPKYLDAGREMVASLQYSARCPCGYCHISDVEFHKQEDHMESFFLAETVKYLWLLFDLAVGPDNLVDNGPYKYIFSTEGHLLPATPEISLVQEHCSYFGAYCNTSNIRQDASDVATNPLDNLHGRVGTALPSNSRFSDSTPISGLIKGVCPGLTHGQKFGISYVLPSHRAHEDVSRNQGEQTNAESHSMVVVQSQNSDYSPSQNKNYHEKLVESSEGE comes from the exons ATGCCCTCAGCTCCAATTCTCCTATccctcttcttcattttcctCTCTGCATATTCCCATTTCTTCCTCCACCCAGCTCTCGCCGATGGCGTCACTCCCGAGGAGGCCAAGCAGCTCAGGGACGAG GTCAGGGAAATGTTTTATCATGCATTTAATGGTTACATGGACCATGCTTTCCCACTTGATGAATTAAGGCCTCATTCTTGTGGGGGTGAAGATAGCCTTGGTGGATATGCCCTAACTTTG ATTGACGCTTTAGACACACTAGCTTTACTTGGTGATCGGGACCGCTTTGCTGCCTCTGTTGAATGGATTGGTAAAAACCTTCAGTTTAATATA AATAAGACAGTATCTGTTTTTGAGACTACCATCCGGGTCCTCGGGGGTTTGCTCTCCGCACATCTTATAGCAAGCGATTATGCTACG GGCATGAGAATTCCAACATATGACAACCAGTTGCTGAACTTAGCTGAGGATCTAGGTCGACGATTGTTACCTGCATTCGACACTCCTTCAG GAATTCCTTTTGGATCTGTCAATCTAATGTATGGAGTTGATGAACATGAAAGCAGG ATTACATCAACAGCTGGTGGTGGGACTTTGAGTTTGGAATTTGGAGTGCTCAGCCGATTGACAAATGATCCCA TATTTGAACAAGTTACCAAGAACGCAGTGCGTGGACTTTGGGCTCGCCGTTCAAAGCTCAATTTAGTTGGTGCCCATATTAATGTTTTTACAGGTGAATGGACACAGAAG GATGCTGGAATAGGAACTAGTATTGATTCTTTCTATGAGTATCTTCTAAAG GCCTATCTGTtatttggagatgaagaatATCTGTACATATTTCAAGAAGCTTATGCCGCTGCTATGCGCTGTCTTTATAATGATCCTTG GTATGTAGAGGTAAATATGGATTCTGCTGCTGTTGTGTGGCCATTGTTTAACAGTTTGCAAGCATTCTGGCCAGGACTTCAG GTTTTAGCTGGAGATATTGATCCTGCAATTCGAACTCATACTGCCTTCTTTAGTGTATGGAAAAGATATGGTTTCACTCCAGAAGGTTTCAATCTTGCTACATTCAGTGTTCAG CATGGACAAAGAAGTTATCCGCTGCGTCCAGAGTTAATGGAGAGCACATATTGGCTCTATAAAGCTACTAGAGATCCCAA GTATCTTGATGCAGGACGTGAAATGGTTGCCAGCTTGCAGTACAGTGCACGGTGCCCCTGTGGATATTGTCATATCTCAGATGTAGAGTTCCATAAGCAGGAAGATCATATGGAGAGTTTCTTTCTAGCCGAAACA GTTAAATATTTGTGGCTACTCTTTGATTTGGCTGTGGGACCTGATAACCTTGTTGATAATGGACCATACAA GTACATCTTTAGTACTGAAGGCCACCTATTGCCCGCAACCCCTGAAATATCTCTAGTGCAGGAACATTGCTCATATTTTGGGGCTTATTGTAATACTAGCAACATTAGACAGGATGCATCAGATGTTGCAACTAATCCTCTAGATAACTTACATGGAAGGGTTGGCACTGCATTACCATCTAACTCCCGTTTTTCTGATTCAACTCCTATATCAGGATTAATAAAA GGGGTTTGCCCAGGACTTACTCATGGGCAAAAGTTTGGTATATCATATGTGTTACCAAGCCACAGAGCTCATGAGGATGTCTCCAGGAACCAAGGAGAGCAAACTAATGCTGAGAGCCATTCAATGGTGGTAGTGCAAAGCCAAAATTCTGATTACTCACCGTCACAAAATAAGAATTACCATGAAAAGTTGGTGGAATCGAGTGAGGGAGAATGA
- the LOC112196014 gene encoding auxin-induced protein 22D has protein sequence MDSKSYDNDLNLNLKATELRLGLPGSDASEDQAVLVPSSALNKKRALPEKSEEVIGSKGNTDDAEKITAPPAKAQIVGWPPVRSYRKNCLQANKISEAETPGIYVKVSMDGAPYLRKIDLKVYKGYPDLLKALESMFKFIVGQYSEREGYKGSDYAPTYEDKDGDWMLVGDVPWEMFMSSCKKLRIMKGSEARGLGCGV, from the exons ATGGACAGCAAGAGCTATGATAATGATCTTAACCTCAACCTCAAGGCAACCGAGCTGAGGTTGGGGTTGCCGGGATCAGATGCAAGCGAAGATCAAGCAGTGCTGGTTCCCAGTAGTGCTTTAAATAAGAAGAGAGCATTGCCTGAGAAAAGTGAAGAAGTGATTGGATCCAAGGGGAACACTGATGATGCTGAAAAGATAACTGCTCCTCCTGCAAA GGCACAAATAGTGGGGTGGCCACCAGTCAGATCTTACAGGAAGAACTGCCTTCAGGCCAATAAGATTAGTGAGGCTGAGACTCCTGGGATTTATGTGAAAGTGAGCATGGATGGGGCACCTTACCTCAGAAAGATTGATCTGAAGGTTTACAAAGGTTACCCAGATCTGCTAAAGGCTCTAGAATCCATGTTTAAATTCATTGTAGGCCAATACTCAGAGAGGGAAGGCTACAAAGGATCAGATTATGCACCTACTTACGAGGACAAAGATGGTGACTGGATGCTAGTTGGAGATGTTCCATGGGA AATGTTCATGTCATCCTGTAAGAAGTTGAGAATCATGAAAGGGTCAGAAGCTAGAGGCTTGGGCTGTGGTGTATGA